In Blastopirellula sediminis, the following proteins share a genomic window:
- a CDS encoding SDR family oxidoreductase — protein sequence MSLAEKSALVVGGGTGIGLAIAQALAEAGAKVAIAGRRFDVLELASETTKAEIHCHSVDVSDRKNVLDLVEWANQTLGKVDILVNAAGVNIKNRSMEAMTPEDWDRMIQINTTGAYNLMYAVLPQMRERQDGLIINISSIAGKRAIALGGIAYAASKFAMTALGTAAGNEENKNGVRITNIYPGEVDTPLLLQRPKPVTEEHRGRMLQPEDFKEVVMAICNLPPRAHVPELILKPTLQEYV from the coding sequence ATGAGTCTGGCGGAAAAATCGGCGCTAGTGGTAGGCGGAGGGACCGGAATCGGCCTGGCGATCGCCCAGGCATTGGCCGAAGCTGGGGCGAAGGTCGCCATCGCCGGACGTCGATTTGACGTGCTTGAGCTCGCCTCGGAGACGACCAAGGCCGAGATTCATTGCCATAGCGTCGACGTTTCGGACCGGAAGAACGTGTTGGACCTGGTCGAGTGGGCCAATCAGACCCTCGGCAAGGTCGACATCCTGGTCAATGCCGCCGGTGTGAACATTAAGAACCGCTCGATGGAAGCGATGACGCCGGAAGATTGGGATCGGATGATTCAGATCAACACAACCGGCGCCTACAACTTGATGTATGCCGTTTTGCCGCAAATGCGCGAGCGGCAGGATGGCCTGATCATTAATATTTCTTCCATCGCCGGCAAGCGAGCGATTGCGCTCGGCGGGATCGCCTACGCCGCGTCGAAGTTTGCGATGACCGCACTCGGCACCGCCGCCGGCAACGAAGAGAACAAAAACGGCGTCCGCATCACCAACATCTATCCGGGCGAAGTCGATACGCCGCTACTGCTGCAACGCCCGAAACCGGTCACCGAAGAACATCGCGGCCGCATGCTGCAGCCCGAAGATTTTAAAGAGGTGGTGATGGCGATCTGCAACTTACCGCCGCGAGCCCATGTGCCGGAGTTGATTCTGAAGCCGACGCTACAAGAGTACGTGTAG
- a CDS encoding exo-alpha-sialidase — protein MKASFRQPLRFVNAISLALLFLPAVAFSQSDAMLSGPWVPANPHDIDFDNLPHVPSQHVVISDVRKEKGVHQHNYLIWHGDRYWAMWSDGPGVEDQAGQRVSYATSADGLKWSQPKFMTPVPRDSDPDSPYYGTRSPKGFRWIARGFWERDGELLALASLDESAQFFGPSLELRAFRWNEATDAWDDIGVVQKNAINNFPPKKIATGQWMMSRRTHDYKKTGVQFMFGGVEGLDDWESTPVLGSADELSAEEPCWWTLPDGRIAAVFRDNRKSGYLYRSLSEDDGRTWSRPTRTNFPDARSKFNCIQLKDGRYVLVSNPHPQRRDPLAISVSDDGVVFTKMGYLIGGRHVDYPHLIEHDGAILVAFAGGKQTVEVLKIKLDDLNALQMPDQPLVK, from the coding sequence ATGAAAGCGTCGTTTCGCCAACCGCTCCGTTTCGTCAACGCGATCAGTCTCGCGTTGCTATTTCTGCCCGCAGTCGCGTTCTCTCAGTCAGACGCTATGCTTTCGGGACCTTGGGTTCCGGCGAATCCGCATGACATCGATTTCGACAATCTTCCTCACGTTCCTTCGCAGCATGTGGTGATCAGCGACGTGCGGAAGGAAAAGGGAGTTCACCAACACAACTATCTGATCTGGCATGGCGATCGTTATTGGGCGATGTGGAGCGACGGGCCAGGCGTCGAAGATCAGGCCGGCCAGCGCGTCTCGTATGCGACCAGCGCCGATGGACTGAAGTGGTCGCAGCCGAAGTTTATGACGCCGGTTCCCCGCGACTCCGATCCCGATTCGCCCTATTACGGCACGCGCAGTCCGAAAGGTTTCCGTTGGATCGCCCGCGGATTCTGGGAGCGCGATGGAGAGCTGTTGGCCCTCGCTTCGCTGGATGAGTCGGCGCAGTTTTTCGGTCCGAGTCTGGAGCTACGCGCGTTTCGCTGGAACGAAGCGACCGATGCGTGGGATGACATTGGCGTCGTGCAAAAGAATGCGATCAACAATTTCCCGCCGAAGAAGATTGCGACCGGCCAGTGGATGATGTCGCGACGGACGCACGACTATAAGAAGACGGGCGTGCAGTTCATGTTCGGCGGAGTTGAAGGCTTGGATGATTGGGAATCGACGCCGGTGCTGGGATCGGCGGATGAACTGTCGGCGGAAGAGCCTTGCTGGTGGACGTTGCCCGATGGGCGGATCGCCGCCGTGTTTCGCGACAACCGCAAGAGCGGCTATCTCTATCGATCGCTTTCGGAGGATGACGGCCGTACTTGGAGTCGACCAACGCGAACCAACTTTCCGGACGCGCGCTCGAAGTTCAACTGCATTCAGCTGAAAGATGGGCGATACGTGCTCGTCTCCAATCCGCATCCGCAACGGCGCGATCCGCTGGCGATTTCGGTCAGTGACGATGGAGTCGTCTTTACGAAGATGGGGTACCTGATCGGCGGCCGCCATGTCGACTATCCGCACCTGATCGAACATGACGGAGCGATCTTGGTCGCCTTCGCCGGCGGAAAGCAGACGGTCGAAGTGTTGAAGATCAAGTTGGACGATCTGAACGCCTTGCAGATGCCGGATCAGCCGCTCGTCAAATAG
- a CDS encoding metal-dependent hydrolase, translated as MATQLTWHGHGTWLIDTGSRKILLDPFFDENPAAVVKSADVDADLILLSHGHFDHVGLRSDGKFDVVEIAARTGAQVVAIYEMAVWLGGQGVENVVGMNVGGTFQSAAGLVRMTPAIHSSSLPDGSYGGSPVGFVLEVPEGLIYFACDTDLFSDMKRIGDKGILLAIIPIGDLYTMGIDDAVEAVKLIAPQQVAPAHYNTWPPIAQDAAAWAEKVKSETSATPHVIKPGETITLV; from the coding sequence ATGGCGACGCAACTCACTTGGCACGGACATGGCACTTGGCTGATCGATACCGGCAGCCGCAAGATCCTGCTCGATCCTTTCTTTGACGAGAATCCCGCGGCCGTCGTCAAATCGGCCGACGTCGACGCCGACCTGATCCTCCTTTCGCATGGTCACTTCGACCATGTCGGTCTCCGCAGCGACGGCAAGTTCGACGTCGTCGAGATCGCCGCACGAACCGGCGCGCAGGTCGTCGCGATTTATGAAATGGCGGTCTGGCTCGGCGGCCAAGGAGTCGAAAACGTCGTCGGGATGAACGTCGGCGGCACGTTTCAGTCGGCTGCCGGACTGGTTCGCATGACCCCGGCGATTCATAGCTCGTCCCTCCCCGACGGATCGTACGGCGGTTCGCCGGTTGGATTCGTCCTCGAAGTCCCCGAAGGGTTGATCTACTTCGCGTGCGATACCGATCTGTTCAGCGACATGAAGCGGATCGGCGACAAGGGAATCTTGCTGGCGATCATCCCGATCGGCGACCTCTACACGATGGGAATCGACGACGCGGTCGAAGCGGTTAAGCTGATCGCCCCCCAGCAAGTCGCGCCGGCCCACTACAACACCTGGCCCCCGATCGCACAAGACGCCGCCGCTTGGGCCGAAAAGGTGAAGAGCGAAACGAGCGCCACGCCGCATGTGATCAAGCCCGGCGAGACGATTACCCTCGTTTAA
- the serC gene encoding 3-phosphoserine/phosphohydroxythreonine transaminase, translated as MNASVSDAVQRVYNFSAGPAVLPLPVLEQVQRDLIALPGVGSSILEISHRSPEFIDIANDAKARIVNLLSIPDTHDVLFLQGGSRLQFSMIPMNLLEEEKSADYILTGSWGKSAKAEAVKEGNVQIAWDGADCKYNRLPKQSELKLDPSASYVHLTSNETIEGVQFLHEIESGDVPVVVDCSSDIFCRPLPVDQYGVIYACAQKNAGPAGVTMVIIRKDLLARGDAELPGYLLYRNHAEADSMWNTPPTFAIYVMGLVAKWLQEEIGGLAAMEKLNREKSSLLYDVIDSNADFYVGHAETDSRSIMNVTFRLPNADVEKKFFKSAEELNLTNLKGHRSVGGVRASVYNAMPIAGVRALADFMQQFAADNK; from the coding sequence ATGAACGCCTCGGTCTCCGACGCTGTCCAACGCGTTTACAACTTCTCGGCCGGTCCCGCCGTGTTGCCGCTGCCGGTTCTGGAACAAGTCCAACGCGACCTGATCGCCCTTCCCGGCGTCGGCAGTTCGATCCTGGAAATCAGCCATCGCAGCCCCGAGTTCATTGATATCGCCAATGACGCCAAGGCGCGGATCGTCAACCTGCTGAGCATCCCAGACACGCACGACGTCCTGTTTCTTCAGGGGGGCTCGCGTCTGCAGTTCTCGATGATCCCGATGAATCTGCTGGAAGAAGAAAAGTCGGCCGACTACATCCTGACCGGCTCGTGGGGCAAGAGCGCCAAGGCCGAAGCGGTCAAAGAAGGCAACGTTCAAATCGCCTGGGATGGCGCCGACTGCAAATACAATCGCTTGCCGAAGCAGAGCGAACTGAAGCTCGACCCGAGCGCCTCGTACGTTCACCTCACCTCGAACGAAACGATCGAAGGGGTTCAGTTCCTGCACGAGATCGAAAGCGGCGACGTTCCGGTCGTCGTCGACTGCTCGTCGGACATCTTCTGCCGCCCGCTGCCGGTTGACCAATACGGCGTCATCTACGCGTGCGCCCAGAAGAACGCTGGCCCGGCCGGCGTGACGATGGTCATCATTCGCAAAGACCTGTTGGCTCGCGGCGACGCCGAGCTTCCCGGCTACTTGCTTTATCGCAACCATGCCGAAGCCGACTCGATGTGGAACACTCCGCCGACCTTCGCAATCTACGTGATGGGTCTGGTCGCCAAATGGCTGCAAGAAGAAATCGGCGGCCTGGCGGCGATGGAAAAGCTGAACCGCGAAAAGTCGTCTCTGCTGTACGACGTGATCGACAGCAACGCCGACTTCTACGTCGGCCACGCCGAAACGGATAGCCGTTCGATCATGAACGTCACCTTCCGCCTGCCGAACGCGGACGTCGAGAAGAAATTCTTCAAGTCCGCCGAAGAACTGAACCTGACCAACTTGAAGGGTCACCGTAGCGTCGGCGGCGTTCGCGCCTCGGTCTACAACGCGATGCCGATCGCCGGCGTTCGCGCCTTGGCCGACTTCATGCAGCAGTTCGCCGCAGACAACAAGTAA
- the serA gene encoding phosphoglycerate dehydrogenase: MPKILVLDELSPEGLALLDAAEGFEYEIRLKLAGEELRKSLAEFDGAICRSGVKITAESLEGNTRLRCIARAGVGTDNIDKDAATRLGIVVMNTPTGNTVSTAEHAFCLMMALSRNVASANQSLVEGRWDRKKYMGTQLADKTVGIVGLGRIGQEFAKRALAFEMRVIGFDPFISSERAAELGIELYSSVKEMLPLVDYLTVHTPLTPETKGLINLEALEIIKPGARLINCARGGIYEEAALVEGMKSGKLGGVALDVYAEEPCTDSALFGMENVVCTPHLGASTEEAQTQVAVEAVQLVTNFLKSGEIRHAVNVAPIDPKTLESMRGYLDVAYRIGLLAGQLHGGKLKSCKLNYRGEVAGKDAKLLTASFCAGLLEQAMDEGGANIVNAQMLLAERGVTISSESSTEMGSFSSSITATLEEDGRTSQVGGTLFGNDMPRLILLDGQRLEAYLDGTLFLFAHNDVPGIIGRVGTIFGNHSVNIAQMAVGRSSAGGNAVGVLNLDGVPPQAAVDEVLQSPAITSARVVELPAAGELPTWLR; this comes from the coding sequence ATGCCCAAAATCCTGGTTCTCGATGAATTGTCGCCCGAAGGCTTGGCGCTGCTCGACGCAGCGGAAGGCTTCGAATACGAAATTCGCCTTAAGCTGGCCGGAGAAGAACTCCGCAAGTCGCTGGCCGAATTTGACGGCGCCATCTGTCGCAGCGGGGTGAAAATCACGGCGGAGTCGCTGGAAGGCAACACGCGCCTGCGCTGCATCGCCCGCGCCGGCGTCGGCACTGACAACATCGACAAAGACGCCGCGACGCGTCTGGGCATCGTCGTCATGAACACGCCGACCGGCAACACGGTCAGCACCGCCGAGCACGCCTTCTGCTTGATGATGGCTCTGTCGCGCAACGTCGCGTCGGCCAATCAAAGCCTGGTCGAAGGTCGCTGGGATCGCAAAAAGTACATGGGGACCCAGTTGGCCGACAAAACGGTCGGCATCGTCGGCCTCGGCCGCATCGGTCAAGAGTTCGCCAAGCGGGCGCTCGCCTTTGAAATGCGGGTGATCGGCTTCGATCCGTTCATCAGCTCGGAACGAGCCGCCGAACTTGGCATCGAGCTCTACTCGTCGGTCAAAGAAATGTTGCCGCTGGTCGACTACCTGACCGTCCACACGCCGCTCACGCCCGAAACCAAAGGTTTGATCAACCTCGAAGCGCTCGAGATCATCAAGCCGGGCGCCCGGTTGATCAACTGCGCTCGCGGCGGCATCTATGAAGAAGCGGCCCTGGTCGAAGGGATGAAGAGCGGCAAGCTCGGCGGCGTCGCGCTGGACGTCTACGCCGAAGAGCCCTGCACCGACAGCGCGCTGTTCGGCATGGAAAACGTCGTCTGCACGCCCCACCTTGGCGCGAGCACCGAAGAAGCCCAAACCCAGGTCGCCGTCGAAGCGGTCCAGTTGGTCACCAACTTCCTGAAGTCGGGCGAGATCCGTCACGCGGTCAACGTCGCTCCGATCGACCCGAAGACGCTCGAATCGATGCGCGGTTATCTCGACGTCGCCTACCGCATCGGTCTGCTCGCCGGGCAACTGCACGGCGGCAAGCTGAAGTCGTGCAAGCTGAACTATCGCGGCGAAGTCGCCGGCAAAGACGCCAAGCTGCTGACCGCGTCGTTCTGCGCCGGCCTGCTGGAACAAGCGATGGATGAAGGGGGCGCCAACATCGTTAACGCCCAGATGCTGCTCGCCGAACGAGGCGTCACCATCTCGAGCGAAAGCAGCACCGAAATGGGGAGCTTCTCCAGCTCGATCACCGCGACCCTGGAAGAAGATGGCCGTACGTCGCAAGTTGGCGGTACGCTCTTCGGCAACGATATGCCCCGCTTGATTCTGCTCGACGGTCAGCGTCTCGAAGCTTACCTCGACGGCACTTTGTTCCTGTTCGCTCATAACGACGTCCCGGGCATCATCGGTCGCGTCGGTACGATCTTCGGCAACCACAGCGTCAACATCGCCCAGATGGCGGTCGGACGTTCCAGCGCCGGCGGCAACGCGGTCGGCGTCTTGAACCTGGACGGCGTTCCGCCGCAAGCGGCCGTTGACGAAGTGTTGCAAAGCCCGGCCATCACGTCGGCGCGCGTCGTCGAGTTGCCGGCCGCCGGCGAACTGCCGACCTGGCTGCGATAG
- a CDS encoding methyl-accepting chemotaxis protein, which produces MQKSPLNLRSQLTLAFLACGLLPLTAIAAVCYMSVSSGFGVVQDQSSEALKNSSLDALVAQRELKKKQLSNYFGTINSQIQTFSNNGMIVEAMRDLREEFHDYRNSAELSSDQLETMRKELKSYYTGPFADQYAKKNPGKAATADAYFQQLDDDSIALQHAYIAKNPNPLGSKQLLDASPDKSDYTQTHEKVHPIIRDYLDKFGYYDIFLVDAKTGDIVYTVFKELDYSTSLVSGPYADSNIGEAFRKANASSNKDAVALVDFARYAPSYEDPASFIASPIFDGDEKIGVAIFQMPVDRMLEIMAVRDGLGETGETILVGPDYLMRSDSYLDPDNHALLTSWKNPEKGKVDTAATRAAFEKGESGTVATTDYRGQETFIAYGPVDLNGVTYCLNAKMDKAEVLAASDKMAATIGGVKGSVVGWAIGLGVLAAGVLTVVAILLSRKIAVPIQDAAKFAQNIASGDLRNRCETRATAEVGDLINAMNEMRDNLAVLLGEVVSTSDVLQGSSTELTGAADHLTHGAQETTERAATVAAAADEMSTNMTSMAAATEQMSGNINSVATAMEEMASTINEIARNAEKASSSVSSVANLSASSNERIEALGAAAAEIGSVMQVIQEIAEQTNLLALNATIEAARAGDAGKGFAVVATEVKDLARQTASATDDIRKRIEAIQQTSYEAVESIGKITAEINDVNEVSRTIASSVEEQGIATKEVAKNISQAATAARTVSTGIQESAQASQEISRNITSVNNSAKESTTHAHKTKEAGQSLHQRADGLRSTLSKFQLEQQHGKSNPTLSA; this is translated from the coding sequence ATGCAGAAAAGCCCCCTGAACCTTCGCTCGCAGCTGACGCTGGCCTTTTTGGCCTGCGGCCTGTTGCCCCTGACCGCAATCGCGGCGGTATGTTACATGTCCGTCAGCTCCGGATTCGGCGTCGTTCAAGACCAGTCGTCCGAAGCGCTAAAGAACAGTTCGCTCGACGCGTTAGTCGCGCAGCGCGAATTGAAGAAGAAGCAACTGTCGAACTACTTCGGCACGATCAACAGCCAGATTCAGACGTTCTCCAACAACGGCATGATCGTCGAAGCGATGCGCGACCTGCGCGAAGAGTTTCACGATTACCGCAACAGCGCCGAGCTCTCGTCGGACCAGCTCGAAACGATGCGCAAAGAGCTGAAGAGCTACTACACCGGTCCCTTCGCCGACCAGTACGCCAAGAAGAATCCGGGCAAAGCGGCGACCGCCGACGCCTACTTCCAACAGTTGGACGACGATTCGATCGCCCTGCAACACGCTTACATTGCGAAGAATCCGAACCCGCTCGGCTCGAAGCAACTGCTCGACGCCTCCCCCGACAAGTCCGACTACACGCAGACGCATGAAAAGGTTCACCCGATCATTCGCGACTATCTCGACAAGTTCGGCTACTACGACATCTTTCTGGTCGACGCCAAAACCGGCGACATCGTCTACACCGTCTTTAAAGAGCTCGACTATTCGACCTCGCTCGTAAGCGGCCCCTACGCCGACAGCAACATCGGCGAAGCGTTCCGCAAAGCGAACGCCTCGTCCAACAAGGACGCCGTGGCGCTAGTCGACTTCGCTCGCTACGCTCCGTCGTACGAAGATCCGGCCAGCTTCATCGCTTCGCCGATCTTTGACGGCGACGAGAAGATCGGCGTCGCGATCTTCCAGATGCCGGTGGATCGGATGCTCGAAATCATGGCGGTTCGCGACGGCTTGGGCGAAACCGGCGAAACGATTCTCGTCGGCCCCGACTACCTGATGCGTTCCGATTCGTATCTCGACCCGGATAACCACGCCCTCCTCACTTCGTGGAAGAATCCCGAAAAGGGAAAGGTCGACACCGCCGCCACCCGCGCCGCGTTTGAAAAGGGAGAATCGGGCACGGTCGCGACCACAGACTATCGCGGCCAAGAAACCTTCATCGCTTACGGCCCGGTCGACCTGAACGGCGTGACCTACTGCCTGAACGCCAAGATGGACAAAGCCGAAGTCCTCGCTGCGAGCGACAAAATGGCCGCGACCATCGGCGGCGTCAAAGGCTCGGTCGTCGGCTGGGCGATCGGTCTGGGCGTGTTGGCCGCCGGCGTGCTGACCGTCGTCGCCATCCTCCTGTCGCGCAAGATCGCCGTCCCGATTCAAGACGCCGCGAAGTTCGCCCAGAACATCGCCAGCGGCGACCTCCGCAATCGCTGCGAAACCAGGGCGACCGCCGAAGTGGGCGACTTGATCAACGCGATGAATGAGATGCGCGACAACCTGGCCGTGCTGCTGGGCGAAGTCGTCTCAACCTCCGACGTGCTGCAAGGTTCGTCGACCGAATTGACCGGCGCCGCCGATCATCTCACGCACGGCGCCCAAGAGACGACTGAGCGAGCCGCTACGGTCGCCGCAGCCGCCGACGAAATGTCGACCAACATGACCAGCATGGCTGCCGCGACCGAGCAGATGTCAGGCAACATCAACAGCGTCGCGACCGCCATGGAAGAAATGGCCAGCACGATCAACGAGATCGCCCGCAACGCCGAAAAAGCCTCGTCGTCCGTCTCCTCGGTCGCCAACCTATCGGCGTCGAGCAACGAGCGAATCGAAGCCCTGGGCGCCGCGGCGGCCGAAATCGGCAGCGTGATGCAAGTGATTCAGGAAATCGCCGAACAGACCAACCTGCTCGCCCTCAACGCGACGATCGAAGCGGCCCGCGCCGGCGATGCTGGCAAGGGATTCGCGGTGGTCGCGACCGAAGTGAAGGACCTCGCGCGTCAAACCGCGAGCGCCACCGACGACATCCGCAAACGCATCGAAGCGATTCAGCAGACGTCGTACGAAGCGGTCGAGTCGATCGGTAAGATCACCGCCGAAATCAACGACGTGAACGAAGTTTCGCGAACGATCGCTTCGAGCGTCGAAGAGCAAGGGATCGCCACCAAGGAAGTGGCGAAGAACATCTCCCAAGCCGCCACCGCCGCTCGCACCGTTTCGACCGGGATCCAGGAATCGGCCCAGGCCAGCCAGGAAATCTCGCGGAACATCACCAGCGTCAACAACTCGGCCAAAGAGTCGACGACCCACGCTCACAAGACGAAGGAAGCCGGCCAATCGCTCCATCAGCGTGCCGACGGCCTCCGCTCGACGTTGAGCAAGTTCCAACTGGAACAACAGCATGGCAAGTCGAACCCGACGCTCAGCGCGTAA
- a CDS encoding sugar porter family MFS transporter, producing MTSRLFYWSLTSALAGFLFGFDTVVISGAEQTIEKLWDLDKLTHGLAMSAALWGTVLGSLIGGWPTDAWGRRKTLISIGALYFVSAVWSGLATDVYSFMIARFIGGLGVGISTVAAPLYISEISPPERRGRLAAMFQFNIVFGILIAFASNALLSGIGDTAWRWMLGVEAFPAVLYTLMCFTLPESPRWLIAEKNDREEGLRVLRLIAPERNEAEIETLAGEIESATTAEKKSIAGFWSRRLMKPILLAFLVAFFNQMSGINAILYFAKRIFESALQSGDAEMATEATAQAALMASVGVGVVNLIFTFAGLWLIDRLGRKTLLFIGSIGYIVSLLGCSWATYNGHFELMTVGVYVFIASHAVGQGAVIWVLISEVFPNLYRAMGQSLGSFTHWIFAALITLFFPYFADTLGMATIFLFFAGMMVLQLIWVITMVPETKGVPLEEMERKLGVTT from the coding sequence ATGACGAGTCGTCTCTTCTATTGGTCGCTCACGTCGGCTTTGGCCGGCTTTTTGTTTGGGTTCGACACGGTCGTCATTTCTGGCGCCGAACAAACGATCGAAAAGCTGTGGGATCTCGACAAGCTGACCCACGGCCTGGCGATGAGCGCCGCCCTGTGGGGAACGGTCCTTGGTTCGCTGATCGGCGGTTGGCCGACCGACGCTTGGGGCCGCCGCAAAACGCTCATCTCGATTGGCGCTCTCTATTTCGTTAGCGCCGTCTGGTCAGGCCTGGCGACCGACGTCTACTCGTTCATGATCGCCCGGTTCATCGGCGGACTTGGGGTCGGCATCTCGACCGTCGCCGCGCCCCTTTACATTTCAGAAATCTCTCCGCCGGAACGTCGTGGCCGGTTGGCGGCGATGTTCCAGTTCAATATCGTCTTCGGCATCCTGATCGCCTTCGCGTCGAACGCACTCCTTTCCGGCATCGGCGATACGGCGTGGCGGTGGATGCTCGGCGTCGAAGCCTTCCCCGCGGTCCTCTACACGCTGATGTGTTTTACCTTGCCCGAAAGCCCGCGCTGGCTGATCGCCGAAAAGAACGATCGCGAAGAGGGGCTGCGCGTTCTCCGCCTGATCGCACCAGAGCGGAACGAGGCCGAAATCGAAACGCTCGCCGGCGAGATCGAATCGGCGACGACCGCCGAGAAAAAGTCGATCGCCGGATTCTGGTCGCGGCGACTGATGAAGCCGATTTTGCTGGCGTTTTTGGTGGCGTTCTTCAATCAGATGTCCGGGATCAACGCGATTCTCTATTTCGCCAAACGGATTTTCGAATCGGCGCTACAATCGGGCGACGCCGAGATGGCGACCGAGGCGACCGCACAAGCGGCGCTGATGGCGTCGGTCGGCGTCGGCGTCGTCAACTTGATCTTCACCTTCGCCGGCCTCTGGCTGATCGATCGCCTGGGCCGCAAGACCTTGCTCTTTATCGGCTCGATCGGCTACATCGTGTCGCTGCTCGGCTGCAGTTGGGCGACGTACAACGGCCACTTCGAGCTGATGACGGTCGGGGTCTACGTCTTCATCGCTTCGCACGCCGTCGGGCAAGGCGCCGTCATCTGGGTGCTGATCTCCGAAGTCTTTCCCAACCTCTACCGCGCCATGGGGCAGTCGCTCGGCAGCTTTACCCACTGGATTTTCGCGGCGCTGATCACGCTCTTCTTTCCCTACTTCGCGGACACCCTGGGAATGGCTACGATCTTCCTGTTCTTCGCGGGAATGATGGTTCTGCAACTGATCTGGGTGATCACGATGGTCCCCGAGACCAAGGGCGTGCCGCTGGAAGAGATGGAACGGAAGTTAGGAGTGACGACGTAG